The following proteins are encoded in a genomic region of Cyclonatronum proteinivorum:
- a CDS encoding DUF3341 domain-containing protein: MSTIVSENTEKKTFAVLAEYDNPAKLMKAAKLVNRAGYTKFDAHSPFPIHGMDDAMGLKESKLGWIVLSHALVGFSGGIALQVWAASIAYPINIGGRPFVNLPAFVPVTFELTILLSAFAAVFGMLFLNNLPKHHNSLFNSETFNRVTDDKFFITIETEDGMYSEEETYKFLESTGASHIENIYE, translated from the coding sequence ATGAGCACTATAGTATCCGAAAACACAGAGAAAAAGACATTTGCTGTTCTGGCTGAATATGACAATCCGGCCAAGCTGATGAAAGCTGCAAAGCTGGTAAACCGGGCCGGTTATACCAAGTTTGATGCACACAGTCCCTTCCCTATCCACGGGATGGATGATGCAATGGGTCTGAAAGAATCAAAATTAGGCTGGATAGTACTGAGCCATGCGCTCGTTGGATTTTCCGGTGGTATCGCCTTACAGGTTTGGGCAGCGTCAATTGCCTATCCCATAAATATTGGTGGGCGACCATTTGTTAATCTTCCGGCTTTTGTGCCAGTCACCTTTGAGCTGACGATTCTGTTGTCTGCCTTTGCAGCTGTATTTGGCATGTTGTTTCTCAATAACCTTCCGAAGCATCACAATTCCCTGTTCAACTCCGAAACATTCAACAGGGTAACGGATGACAAGTTTTTCATTACAATTGAAACTGAAGATGGTATGTATTCTGAGGAAGAAACCTATAAGTTCCTGGAATCAACAGGTGCGTCACACATTGAAAATATCTACGAATAG
- the nrfD gene encoding NrfD/PsrC family molybdoenzyme membrane anchor subunit, with amino-acid sequence MSSNSGYVKEAPLVQGNHTFSSITALVADIVEKPTPFWWYIAFGISNLLLGLLFLMLAYLIWEGTGVWGLNNTVAWGWAIINFVWWVGIGHAGTLISAVLYLFRQGWRTAINRFAEAMTIFAVMCAGIFPAVHVGRIWVIYWVFPLPNQMQMWPNFNSPLLWDVFAVSTYFTVSLLFWYVGLIPDLATLRDRVKSKLAAKLYGIFALGWTGGNRQWQHYEKAYMILAGIATPLVLSVHTIVSFDFAVSIIPGWHTTIFPPYFVAGAIFSGFAMVMTLMIIARKIYGLEDIMTIDHIEKMNIIILVTGWMVGFAYIMEFFIAWYSGVEYEKFAFVNRAVGPYAWAYWIMMSCNVIAPNFFWFKKMRRSITVSFILSIVVNIGMWFERFVITVTSLAQDFLPGSWAYYSPTWVDVLTYVGTFGLFFSNFLLFLRFLPMVAIAEVKMVMPQADPHYYDEDGNEPVKEKANDSNA; translated from the coding sequence ATGAGCAGTAATAGTGGTTATGTAAAAGAAGCTCCTCTCGTGCAGGGGAACCATACCTTCAGTAGCATCACGGCACTGGTAGCCGACATTGTTGAAAAACCCACCCCATTTTGGTGGTACATCGCCTTCGGGATATCAAACCTTTTGCTGGGTTTGCTTTTCCTTATGCTGGCCTATCTCATTTGGGAAGGTACCGGCGTCTGGGGTCTGAACAATACCGTAGCCTGGGGCTGGGCGATTATCAACTTCGTATGGTGGGTCGGTATCGGTCACGCCGGGACGCTGATCAGTGCTGTACTTTACCTTTTCAGACAGGGTTGGCGTACTGCAATTAACAGGTTTGCAGAAGCCATGACCATTTTCGCGGTAATGTGTGCGGGTATATTCCCAGCCGTACACGTCGGTCGAATCTGGGTAATTTACTGGGTATTTCCGCTTCCGAATCAGATGCAAATGTGGCCAAACTTCAACAGCCCGCTGCTTTGGGACGTGTTCGCTGTATCGACTTACTTTACGGTATCACTTTTATTCTGGTACGTGGGATTGATTCCGGATCTTGCAACTCTCAGAGACCGCGTAAAAAGTAAGCTTGCTGCAAAGCTGTACGGTATTTTTGCACTCGGCTGGACAGGTGGTAACAGACAATGGCAGCATTACGAGAAGGCCTACATGATTCTGGCTGGTATCGCCACGCCACTCGTACTCTCTGTACACACTATTGTATCTTTTGACTTTGCCGTATCGATCATCCCCGGATGGCACACGACTATTTTCCCACCCTACTTCGTAGCGGGTGCAATTTTCTCGGGCTTTGCAATGGTAATGACACTCATGATCATTGCGCGGAAGATATATGGGCTTGAAGATATTATGACCATCGACCATATAGAGAAGATGAATATCATTATTCTCGTAACAGGCTGGATGGTTGGTTTTGCCTACATCATGGAGTTCTTCATAGCATGGTACTCGGGGGTCGAATACGAAAAATTTGCCTTCGTTAACAGGGCTGTCGGGCCCTACGCCTGGGCCTATTGGATTATGATGAGTTGTAATGTTATTGCACCTAATTTCTTTTGGTTCAAGAAAATGAGAAGAAGCATTACAGTATCATTCATACTCTCAATAGTTGTGAACATCGGGATGTGGTTTGAACGGTTTGTGATTACCGTAACTTCCCTGGCACAAGACTTTCTACCGGGTTCCTGGGCCTATTATTCTCCGACCTGGGTTGACGTTTTAACCTATGTTGGGACTTTCGGTTTATTCTTCAGCAACTTCCTGCTCTTCCTGCGATTCCTGCCGATGGTAGCCATTGCTGAGGTTAAAATGGTAATGCCACAGGCTGATCCGCACTATTATGACGAAGACGGCAATGAACCCGTCAAGGAAAAAGCTAACGATTCTAACGCATAA
- a CDS encoding TAT-variant-translocated molybdopterin oxidoreductase encodes MSSTKQKTYWRSLQELSQNEAYKEYVSREFPEGASELRDGYSRKNFLQIMGASVALAGFAACRKPVQKLLPYHKQPEEIVGGIPLEYASAVPFQDYGVGVLLTTNEGRPTKVEGNPDHDSSKGATNIFQQSSILDLYDPDRSRFVRNNGERSDWEAFTSFCADHFSIRNRGIAFVSEASGSPSVNRLKSELLSTFPNAMWATYEPFGPHNVLAGTETAFGRKLRPVYHFANADVVVSLDFDFMGLAPDMVRCNLDYANRRRVESSEDSMNRLYVVENDLSVTGSNADHRLRLKAGDLPAFVAALGSKLSESVNGLSALSGVSNEFSQHMWVSVLAQELLANRGKSIIAAGEQNSVAVHAMVAAINTALGNSGETVEYVQVPYHDSSYDPDALARVAEAVQNGQVDTVVLVGGNPVFNAPSSIDFASLMDQVDTTIHLSNHVDETSSKATWHVPRAHYLEYWGDVADYRGHLSVIQPTIQPLFGSKCETEFLSAILHGESRECFDIVRETWQSVFPTDFQTNWEKTIHDGIYSGTRFQAATASLTSGFGTAMQSMLQDISVTDPDRIEMVLKPDRKLFDGRYANNGWLQELPDPITKITWDNVAAMSPATASRFGVRERKFGETDYDLLNITVNGTTFQMPAWILPGHADNSITINVGYGRTSVGRVADDIGHNAYVGFTTASLVAAESVSMEVARRNFPIACTQNHHSMEGRPLAREATLEEYKEDPRIAADKVYVPGRREEDGHPVNLFNDQIFPSHQPQWGMAIDLNACTGCGVCTIACQAENNIPVIGKREVVRNREMHWIRIDRYFSGDQEDPQVIHQPIPCMHCEQAPCEMVCPVAATTHSDDGLNQMTYNQCIGTRYCSNNCPFKVRRFSFFNYAKNWLEMDDDPDIIQMAMNPDVSVRFRGVMEKCTYCVQRINRAKIATKNATGNSIKPADGTVKTACQQACPSQAITFGDLTDDNSIISRTKRNDRNYVMLEEINIRPRTSYLAKLRNVNNELA; translated from the coding sequence ATGTCAAGTACTAAGCAAAAAACGTATTGGCGCAGTCTGCAGGAACTCTCTCAGAATGAAGCCTATAAAGAATATGTAAGCCGTGAATTTCCAGAAGGAGCAAGTGAGCTCCGGGACGGGTACTCCAGAAAGAACTTTCTGCAAATCATGGGTGCTTCCGTTGCACTTGCAGGATTTGCTGCATGCCGTAAGCCTGTTCAGAAGCTGTTGCCCTATCACAAGCAGCCCGAAGAAATTGTTGGTGGAATCCCGCTCGAATATGCTTCTGCAGTGCCGTTTCAGGACTACGGTGTTGGTGTTCTTTTAACAACAAATGAAGGAAGACCAACAAAAGTAGAAGGGAATCCGGATCATGATTCCAGTAAAGGTGCAACCAATATTTTCCAGCAGTCTTCTATTCTTGATCTCTATGATCCTGACCGCTCCCGCTTTGTGCGAAATAACGGTGAAAGGTCTGATTGGGAAGCATTTACATCATTCTGTGCAGATCATTTTTCCATCAGAAACAGAGGAATCGCATTTGTAAGTGAAGCAAGCGGCTCGCCCTCTGTAAACAGACTGAAATCAGAGCTTCTCAGTACCTTCCCTAACGCGATGTGGGCAACCTATGAGCCTTTTGGTCCACATAATGTTTTAGCCGGTACTGAAACAGCATTCGGTCGCAAACTTCGTCCGGTTTATCACTTCGCAAATGCCGATGTGGTTGTTTCGCTGGATTTTGATTTCATGGGTCTTGCACCCGATATGGTGCGCTGCAACCTCGATTATGCCAACCGTCGGCGGGTTGAATCCTCAGAAGACTCAATGAACCGTCTTTATGTTGTCGAAAATGATCTGAGCGTAACCGGCTCAAACGCTGATCACCGCCTGAGACTAAAAGCAGGCGATTTACCTGCATTTGTTGCTGCCCTGGGAAGCAAACTCTCAGAATCAGTTAATGGCCTTTCTGCACTAAGTGGTGTGAGCAATGAATTTAGTCAGCACATGTGGGTAAGCGTGCTGGCTCAGGAGCTGTTGGCAAATCGCGGCAAATCAATCATCGCCGCTGGTGAACAGAACAGTGTAGCGGTACACGCAATGGTCGCTGCCATAAACACCGCCCTTGGTAATTCCGGTGAAACAGTTGAATACGTTCAGGTGCCTTACCATGACAGCTCTTATGATCCCGACGCACTCGCACGCGTAGCTGAAGCCGTACAAAATGGTCAGGTAGATACGGTTGTACTTGTTGGGGGCAATCCTGTGTTTAACGCGCCTTCTTCAATAGATTTCGCTTCCCTGATGGATCAGGTTGATACAACCATCCATTTGTCGAATCATGTTGATGAAACATCGTCAAAAGCCACCTGGCACGTACCGCGCGCACACTACCTGGAATACTGGGGAGATGTAGCTGATTACAGAGGTCATCTTTCCGTAATTCAGCCCACCATTCAGCCGCTGTTTGGAAGTAAGTGTGAGACTGAGTTTTTAAGCGCAATATTGCATGGCGAAAGCCGGGAGTGTTTCGACATTGTTCGGGAAACATGGCAGTCAGTATTCCCTACTGATTTTCAGACGAACTGGGAAAAAACCATCCATGATGGCATTTACAGCGGCACCCGTTTCCAGGCTGCAACAGCTTCTCTGACCTCAGGCTTTGGTACTGCGATGCAGAGTATGCTTCAGGACATCAGCGTAACAGATCCTGATCGTATCGAAATGGTGCTGAAACCAGACCGCAAATTATTTGACGGTCGCTATGCTAACAACGGCTGGCTTCAGGAGCTTCCGGATCCTATCACCAAGATTACGTGGGATAACGTCGCCGCGATGAGCCCGGCTACGGCAAGCCGTTTTGGTGTCCGTGAGCGTAAGTTCGGGGAAACGGATTATGATCTTCTTAACATCACGGTAAATGGAACAACCTTCCAAATGCCGGCATGGATTCTGCCCGGACATGCAGACAACAGTATCACCATTAATGTTGGTTACGGCAGAACTTCTGTCGGCCGGGTAGCGGATGATATTGGTCACAATGCCTATGTAGGGTTTACCACGGCCTCACTGGTCGCGGCTGAATCTGTCTCGATGGAAGTAGCCCGCAGAAATTTCCCGATTGCGTGTACCCAAAATCACCATTCGATGGAAGGGCGTCCACTGGCGCGTGAGGCAACTTTAGAAGAGTATAAGGAAGATCCGCGAATCGCTGCCGACAAGGTATATGTGCCAGGGCGTCGTGAGGAAGACGGACATCCGGTTAACCTGTTTAACGATCAGATTTTCCCGAGCCATCAGCCGCAATGGGGCATGGCGATAGATCTTAACGCCTGTACAGGATGCGGTGTTTGTACCATTGCTTGTCAGGCCGAGAATAACATCCCGGTTATTGGAAAACGTGAAGTTGTTCGCAATCGGGAGATGCACTGGATACGGATTGACCGCTATTTCTCAGGTGATCAGGAAGACCCGCAGGTTATTCATCAGCCCATCCCCTGTATGCACTGCGAGCAGGCGCCCTGCGAAATGGTTTGTCCGGTTGCAGCAACAACCCACAGTGATGACGGTCTGAATCAGATGACCTATAATCAGTGTATTGGTACGCGTTACTGTTCAAACAACTGTCCGTTCAAAGTCAGACGTTTTAGCTTCTTCAACTATGCTAAAAACTGGCTCGAAATGGATGATGATCCGGATATTATTCAGATGGCAATGAACCCGGATGTATCTGTTCGTTTCAGAGGGGTGATGGAGAAGTGTACCTATTGTGTGCAACGTATCAACAGAGCCAAGATCGCAACCAAGAATGCTACCGGTAACTCGATTAAACCGGCTGACGGTACAGTTAAAACAGCTTGTCAGCAGGCATGTCCTTCACAGGCGATTACTTTTGGTGACTTAACTGACGATAACAGCATTATATCACGGACTAAACGCAACGACAGAAACTACGTGATGCTGGAAGAAATCAACATCAGGCCACGAACCTCATACCTGGCCAAACTCAGAAATGTAAATAATGAGCTGGCGTAA
- a CDS encoding cytochrome c3 family protein has protein sequence MLLLAVIFGFWYWGSPKFTQVGYAPVQPIDYSHRLHVSELGIDCQFCHTSVWESARAGIPSTETCMTCHVQIATDSEKLQPLRDSWDTGNPVEWVHIHKLAGFAYFNHSAHVNVGVGCATCHGRVDRMEVVMQAEPLSMGWCLDCHNNPAPYLRPVEEVTNMAWEPEENHFEFAQMVISKKNIAPPIYCNACHR, from the coding sequence TTGCTACTCCTTGCAGTTATTTTCGGGTTCTGGTACTGGGGTTCTCCGAAGTTTACGCAAGTTGGCTATGCACCTGTACAGCCTATCGACTACAGCCACAGACTGCATGTATCTGAACTGGGTATTGACTGTCAGTTCTGTCATACATCTGTTTGGGAGTCGGCACGTGCTGGTATCCCTTCAACAGAAACCTGTATGACCTGTCATGTGCAGATAGCTACTGACAGTGAAAAACTACAGCCCCTGCGTGACAGCTGGGATACGGGTAATCCGGTTGAATGGGTTCACATCCACAAATTGGCTGGATTTGCATATTTCAACCACAGCGCTCACGTGAATGTGGGTGTGGGCTGTGCAACTTGCCATGGGAGGGTTGACAGAATGGAAGTTGTTATGCAGGCTGAGCCGCTGAGTATGGGATGGTGTCTTGATTGCCATAACAACCCGGCTCCCTATCTGAGACCTGTAGAAGAAGTAACAAATATGGCCTGGGAGCCCGAAGAGAACCATTTTGAGTTTGCACAGATGGTGATTTCGAAGAAGAATATCGCTCCGCCAATTTACTGTAACGCGTGCCATCGCTAA
- a CDS encoding efflux RND transporter permease subunit: MSLSAKAVSRPIATAMIYLIVITLGIIGFRMLPVDLLPPIEYPQLTIAVNYDNVGPEEMERIITDQIENAIAGVPNIDRVNSNSSEGNSRVTLHFAQGTNLDEATNDVRAALDRVRRSLPPEVDPPRIWRFDPNDAPIVVIGAISDREMSELTRILEREIGKRFEQIPGIGSIDVWGGVYREIHVDLIRERLTSSNITANDVVNAIGRENVNLPGGNIKEGLNDLYVRTLGEFREVEDVQNTIITTVDGVPIRVGDVAQVTFGYQEINRYVEIDNRPTIRMGLRKQSGANTVAVARQVHEEVRRVNLERSDLELRVITDQSDYINQSIDNVRNAAIWGGILAIIVLFSFLRNGSATMIIGITIPISIIATFGLLYFGGLTLNQMSFGGLALGVGLIVDNAIVVLENIVRQRQNGKGKKKSALIGTKQVAGAIVASTLTTSVIFLPVVFMTTVTGMMFQELALVVVFSLLCSLLVALTLVPMLSSKYLKVEPDHPDISKRPRWQQFMARFENAYAHGVGTALRFKGTIVTVTAVLVALAFYKLPDIPFELAPQTEADEIRISMNMDGGTNIAIIYEYMQELNAIVDSIVPMTDVRYITREARNGNARIDLTLVDYADRTQSANALADEIRERLAGTIPGAEIRVNARTGLWVLRRVFSSGGGDDTESVAIQLRGFNLETAEELALMIRDRIEDIEGVADVWARVREGRPEQNIRFDRERMSRLGISAQDLGAAIQSNVGGRRAGVFRMDGEEIPITVRLRPEDRVSIHDIDNINVRTAQGDIVPISTVAEQVPERGPTNINRINGQRVTFITANLESGVPLGTAVDRIRSDLAEIPLPDGFSIYFGGEYEEQQRAQRDFNLAIIMALLLIYMVMAAQFERFLDPLIVMFSVPVAIVGVVPTMILTNTTMNLQSLMGVMMLLGIVVNNAIVLVDYINLMRREQKLSIKEAVVEAGRLRLRPILLTTFTTILALIPLSIGIGAGGELQASLARVVIGGLTASTLITLFLIPVVYVSANQAIERVRAYLVSFRPSAEKAAVPQSQAG, translated from the coding sequence ATGTCACTATCGGCTAAAGCGGTCTCACGCCCCATTGCAACCGCAATGATTTACCTCATTGTGATCACCTTGGGAATTATCGGCTTCCGGATGCTTCCGGTTGATTTGCTTCCTCCCATAGAATATCCGCAGCTTACGATCGCGGTTAACTACGACAATGTCGGTCCGGAGGAAATGGAGCGCATTATCACAGATCAGATTGAAAATGCCATTGCGGGCGTGCCGAATATTGATCGTGTGAATTCCAACTCGAGCGAGGGCAACAGTCGGGTGACCCTTCATTTTGCGCAGGGTACCAATCTGGACGAGGCTACCAATGATGTTCGTGCCGCACTCGACCGCGTAAGGCGCAGCCTGCCGCCGGAAGTTGATCCCCCGCGTATCTGGCGCTTCGACCCTAATGATGCCCCAATCGTAGTCATCGGCGCCATTTCTGATCGGGAAATGTCTGAGCTTACCCGCATTTTGGAGCGTGAAATCGGCAAGCGTTTTGAACAAATACCGGGTATCGGTTCCATTGATGTATGGGGCGGGGTTTACCGTGAAATTCATGTGGATTTGATACGGGAGCGGCTTACATCGTCTAATATTACGGCAAATGATGTCGTAAATGCCATTGGTCGTGAAAATGTAAACCTGCCTGGAGGAAACATAAAGGAAGGGTTAAATGACCTTTATGTTCGCACCCTGGGGGAGTTCAGAGAAGTTGAAGATGTTCAGAATACGATCATCACCACCGTAGATGGGGTGCCGATTCGGGTGGGTGATGTTGCGCAGGTAACGTTCGGGTATCAGGAAATCAACCGGTATGTGGAGATAGACAACCGTCCCACCATCCGGATGGGCTTGCGTAAGCAAAGCGGCGCCAACACCGTCGCCGTTGCCCGACAGGTACATGAAGAGGTGAGGCGGGTAAACCTGGAAAGGTCAGACCTTGAGCTGCGCGTCATTACAGACCAGAGTGACTACATCAATCAGTCGATAGACAATGTTCGGAATGCAGCCATTTGGGGCGGGATACTTGCCATCATCGTGTTGTTTTCCTTCCTCCGCAATGGCTCAGCTACGATGATTATCGGAATTACAATCCCGATATCCATCATTGCTACCTTCGGACTTTTGTACTTCGGCGGCCTGACTTTGAATCAGATGAGTTTCGGCGGACTTGCGCTCGGTGTGGGTCTTATTGTAGATAATGCCATTGTAGTTCTTGAAAATATTGTGCGGCAGCGGCAAAATGGTAAGGGCAAGAAGAAAAGCGCGCTTATCGGTACGAAACAGGTTGCCGGTGCCATTGTTGCAAGTACCCTTACAACCTCAGTGATTTTCCTGCCGGTTGTCTTTATGACTACCGTTACCGGTATGATGTTTCAAGAGTTAGCGCTTGTTGTGGTATTCTCTTTGTTGTGTTCGCTGTTGGTGGCGCTAACGCTCGTACCCATGCTCTCGAGTAAATATCTGAAGGTTGAGCCGGACCATCCGGATATAAGCAAGCGTCCGCGCTGGCAGCAGTTTATGGCACGATTTGAAAACGCCTATGCACACGGCGTTGGAACAGCCCTGCGATTTAAGGGAACCATCGTTACCGTGACCGCGGTGCTGGTTGCGCTCGCATTCTACAAGCTTCCGGACATTCCCTTCGAGCTTGCTCCGCAGACTGAGGCCGATGAAATTCGCATCAGCATGAACATGGATGGCGGCACAAATATCGCCATCATCTATGAGTATATGCAGGAACTTAATGCCATTGTTGACAGTATTGTGCCGATGACCGATGTGCGGTACATCACACGAGAGGCCCGGAACGGAAATGCCCGTATCGATCTCACCTTGGTGGATTATGCCGACCGTACACAGTCCGCCAATGCGCTGGCCGACGAAATAAGAGAGCGCCTCGCAGGAACAATCCCCGGTGCTGAAATACGTGTGAATGCAAGAACCGGACTCTGGGTACTGCGCAGGGTTTTCAGTTCCGGAGGGGGGGACGATACCGAATCTGTGGCGATACAGCTGCGGGGTTTCAACCTTGAAACAGCCGAAGAGCTTGCCCTGATGATTCGCGATCGCATTGAGGATATTGAAGGCGTCGCTGACGTTTGGGCCCGTGTGCGTGAAGGGCGGCCGGAGCAGAATATCAGATTTGACCGCGAGCGGATGTCAAGACTTGGTATCTCAGCGCAGGATCTCGGAGCAGCAATACAGTCGAACGTTGGTGGCCGCCGGGCAGGCGTATTTCGAATGGACGGAGAGGAAATACCCATCACCGTACGCCTGAGACCCGAAGACAGGGTAAGCATTCACGATATTGATAACATTAATGTCCGCACCGCGCAGGGGGATATCGTACCCATTTCAACCGTAGCCGAGCAGGTTCCGGAGCGTGGCCCGACCAATATCAACCGTATCAACGGTCAGCGGGTCACTTTCATAACAGCTAATCTCGAAAGCGGTGTACCTTTAGGGACGGCCGTGGACCGGATCCGTTCTGATCTTGCAGAGATTCCGCTGCCGGATGGTTTTTCGATTTATTTCGGCGGGGAGTACGAAGAGCAGCAGCGGGCGCAGCGTGATTTCAATCTGGCAATCATTATGGCTTTGCTTCTCATTTACATGGTCATGGCAGCTCAGTTTGAACGCTTCCTTGACCCCCTGATCGTGATGTTCTCCGTGCCGGTTGCAATTGTAGGCGTCGTGCCAACCATGATTCTCACCAATACGACCATGAACCTGCAAAGCCTGATGGGGGTAATGATGCTGTTAGGAATTGTGGTCAACAATGCAATTGTACTGGTCGATTATATCAACCTGATGAGACGTGAACAAAAGCTAAGTATTAAAGAAGCCGTTGTTGAAGCAGGCCGGCTGAGGCTTCGACCCATTTTGCTCACTACTTTTACCACCATCCTGGCCCTCATCCCGCTCTCAATTGGCATAGGTGCAGGCGGTGAGCTTCAGGCTTCACTTGCGCGGGTTGTAATTGGTGGTCTGACCGCTTCAACACTCATCACCCTTTTCCTGATTCCTGTTGTATATGTATCAGCGAATCAAGCGATTGAGCGTGTGAGAGCCTACCTTGTTTCCTTCAGGCCTTCAGCAGAAAAAGCCGCCGTGCCGCAATCTCAGGCTGGCTGA
- a CDS encoding efflux RND transporter periplasmic adaptor subunit, producing the protein MGSLPLEERLTGVVRARNQAEVFPEITAPITEILVNSGDQVQRGQPLVKLRDTEARERVRQAEAGLQIADAQVRQARANVQRLESRLSRVQTLSVRNLESELEVEQLEAEVEAAEAAHQLTLAQQSQAASVLEERRSDLENTVVRAPTNGFVGTRHVEVGQLASPSTRMFEIGDTRMMNIRISLTERMLSYIQPGQTVNITSPAFGGEVIQTTLTRISPFINPVTNSTEAEIELSNPDGLLRSGMFVTIDILYGESEQAVLIPNTALFTNPNDGRRGVFVADRATLTELGEQVDTAEGSPIIGPTGMAFMPVTIVAQGRQVSGVSGIQAGDLVVTIGQNLLASGREEARVRLTDWDRMLELQQLQNRDLLDMIRRKLANTNGIANDV; encoded by the coding sequence ATGGGTTCATTGCCCTTAGAGGAACGCCTGACCGGCGTTGTGCGAGCACGTAATCAGGCGGAAGTCTTTCCGGAAATCACCGCACCCATAACTGAAATCCTGGTAAACAGCGGAGATCAGGTGCAGCGCGGGCAGCCTCTTGTGAAATTGCGGGATACCGAAGCCCGTGAACGGGTACGACAGGCAGAAGCCGGACTTCAGATCGCAGATGCGCAGGTACGGCAGGCGCGGGCCAATGTGCAGCGGCTTGAATCACGGCTATCCCGCGTACAAACCCTAAGCGTACGCAATCTCGAAAGTGAACTTGAAGTAGAACAGCTTGAAGCTGAAGTCGAAGCGGCAGAAGCTGCCCATCAGCTTACGCTTGCACAGCAGTCACAGGCCGCATCAGTGCTGGAAGAGCGCCGCTCTGATCTTGAGAATACCGTAGTCCGCGCACCTACAAATGGGTTTGTGGGTACGCGTCATGTCGAAGTCGGTCAGCTCGCCAGCCCATCGACGCGCATGTTTGAAATCGGCGATACCCGAATGATGAATATCCGGATTTCGCTCACCGAGCGCATGCTGAGTTACATTCAGCCCGGGCAGACGGTAAACATTACATCTCCTGCATTCGGCGGCGAAGTTATTCAAACTACCCTCACCCGTATTTCGCCTTTTATTAACCCCGTCACAAACTCAACTGAAGCAGAAATTGAGCTCAGTAACCCGGACGGTCTTCTTCGTTCCGGTATGTTTGTAACCATCGACATTCTCTACGGGGAAAGCGAGCAGGCCGTACTCATTCCTAATACAGCACTGTTTACCAATCCTAACGATGGCCGCAGAGGCGTTTTTGTTGCAGACCGTGCAACGCTTACAGAGCTTGGTGAGCAGGTTGACACAGCGGAAGGAAGTCCTATTATCGGTCCTACAGGCATGGCTTTTATGCCCGTTACCATAGTAGCGCAGGGCAGGCAGGTATCCGGGGTTAGCGGCATACAGGCAGGCGATCTTGTTGTTACGATAGGGCAGAATTTACTGGCCTCCGGCAGGGAAGAAGCGCGCGTACGCCTTACGGATTGGGATCGCATGCTTGAGCTGCAGCAATTGCAAAACAGGGATTTACTGGATATGATCCGCAGAAAGCTGGCCAATACCAATGGCATAGCCAATGATGTGTAA